The sequence below is a genomic window from Leptolyngbya sp. SIO1E4.
GGGTTTAATATCTCGGTGAATGACCTTACTTTCATGAACGTATTGAACCAGGGGTAAGGATTCACTCAAAAACTGCTTGACGCCTGCCTCGCTGAATGGGCCGCCTTGCTTAACTTCTTGTTGCAGTGTCTTACCATTGATAAATTCTTGAACCAGAAAAAATTCTTGATTCGTTTCAAAGTAGTCTAGTAGGCGGGGTAGTTGCGGATGATTACCAATTTTGCCCAAGATTTTAGCTTCTCGCTGAAAGAGATCCCGAGCCATATCTAAGACATGGGGGGCATCAGCCGAGGGTCGAAGCTGTTTGATGACGCAGAGCGGATGCCCAGGCAAAGACTCGTCCCGGGCCAGAAATGTGGCTCCAAACCCGCCCCGGCCCAGGGCACGAATGGCGCGATAGCGATCGCGTAAGCACAAGGGTGAGCCACAAGCCTGACAATGGGGCGCGCGGGAAGGATTTTTAGGTTTAGGGCAATCTAAATTGGTGCAGTAACTCATGCGACCCGATGTGCAATATCTACCCGCGTGCCATGACTGGGAGTAGGTGGTAGATGGGCGACGCCTAGAAGTTGGAGATGATTCACCCTACTCCATGCTAACCACTAAACTGACCGATTATGTGTGGTTAGCACTGGTCATAAAAACTGACGTCAGTAATGTCACATTACTCTAATTATTCCCAGCTTCCCAGGGGGGGAGATGCCCTTTTACTTATAGATTGAGTGAAGTTTCGCGCGTGCCACTGAACGTTTGCCATGACTACCGTAAATATCGGTATTTTTCTACCTTAGAGGATCCTGAATCCCGTATTTTTTCGGAGACGCTGAGGGGCTCTGCCAGGTTTCAGCTGCGGCTGTGGCCGCAGCGTATTCCATTAAACATTGGGCAGATAGATATTGGCAGGATGTCAGTTTGCGGCATCCTCTAAAGTAGACTGGCTCTGGGAGCGATTGCGCTAAAGTAGTAGATTGCTGCCTGTTGGAAGACATCTTTAGAACGCGATGCGCATTTCTCTAAACTGGTTGAAAGATTTAGTCCCCGTTACTCTCTCTCCAGAGGCTCTTGCCGATGCGTTAACCATGGCGGGGTTTGAAGTTGAAGATATCGAAGACCGCAGCACCTGGGCAGATGGAGTCGTGGTAGGGCATGTGGTAGATCGGCAGCCCCACCCCAATGCCGACAAGCTGAGCGTCTGCACGGTTGATATTGGGGAACCAACCCCTTCCACGATCGTTTGCGGAGCTGCGAATGTGCGATCGGGCATTTATGTTCCTGTCGCCACTGTTGGGACGTACCTGCCCATTCCTGACCGCAAAATTAAAGCGCGTGAGCTGCGAGGCGTGCCTTCTTCCGGCATGATTTGTTCTCTCGCAGAACTGGGGTTGGCGAAGGAGTCGGAAGGCATTCACGTTTTAGAGGGGCCAGACGTGACCGTTGGTGCCGATGCGCGCCCGCTGTTGGGCCTCGACGATGTTGTGTTGGACGTCACGTCTACGGCAAACCGGGCCGATGCTTTGAGCATGGTAGGGATTGCCCGTGAAGTGGCTGCGATTACTGGGGTTACCCTTACCTTGCCAACAGCCGCGCCGCCTCCCCCTCAACAAACAGCCGCGAGCGTTACGGCTTCGTTGGAGGATCCTAAGGCCTGCCCGATTTATATCGCAACGGCGTTAGCAGGGGTGAACATTGCACCCTCCCCCCCTTGGCTGCAGCAGCGTTTACAGGCTGCAGGCACCCGCCCCATCAACAACATTGTGGATATCACCAACTATGTGCTGCTGGAGTGGGGGCAGCCGCTCCACGCCTTTGATGGCGATCGCCTGGCGACGACTGCAGGCAGCGCTGAATATGTTTTGGGGGTGCGCTACAGCAAAGCAGATGAAACGCTAACGACTTTAGACAGCCAGGAGCGGGGGCTGAAACCTGAAACCTTGGTGATTACGGCGAACGATCAGCCCGTGGCTTTAGCGGGGGTCATGGGAGGGGAAGACACAGAGGTTTTTGCCGACACCACGGCTGTTACCTTAGAGGCCGCTTACTTTGACGCCGCTGTGATTCGGCGATCGGCCCGTAGTCAAGGGCTGCGAACTGAGGCATCCGCCCGGTATGAACGGGGGGTTAACCCCGCCGAACTAGACATTGCGTGCAGTCGTGCCCTGCAGCTGATGCAGACCCTGGCGGGTGCACAGGTTGTTTCCCAAGTTACGGCGCGTACTCCAATTGGGGAAATTACCCCAACCCGAACTTTGCCCTTGCGTGTCCAACGTGTGCGAGACGTGTTAGGTGCCGTTGTCAATCTTGATCCGGATCAGCCTAGCCCCCTGCCTGCAGATAAAATTCAAGCCGTCTTAGAGACGCTGGGCTGCACGGTGGAAACAGACTCGGAAGAAGAGGGGCAGTGGCAGGTTACGGTTCCCCCTTATCGCTATCGTGACTTAGAGCGGGAAATTGACCTCATTGAAGAGATTGCTCGAATCTACGGTTATAACCACTTTGCCAATACCCTACCCCAGGCAGCCGCTGGAGGTTTCCTGTCTCCAGAGGCGACTTTGGCCCAAAAGATGCGTCAGGTCTTCCGAGCAGCAGGGTTAACAGAGCTTATCCACTATTCTTTGACAAAGCCAGATTCAGACAACCAAGTGGTGCTGGCAAACCCTCTTTTCACCGAATATTCTGCACTCCGCACTGATTTGATTGACGGCCTGATCGAAGCTTTTAAGTTCAACTTAGAGCAGGGCAATGGCCCCCTCAATGGGTTTGAGAGTGGACGGATTTTTTGGTTGGAAGCGGAGAAACCTCAAGAAGCAGAAGTGGTGGCTGGAATTTTAGGGGGCGATGCCCGTCAGGGGCAATGGGTAAATATTGGCCGCCCCGTGCCCCTATCCTGGTTTGAGGCTAAAGGAATTCTAGAGTCTGTCTTTCAGCGGTTGGGGCTCAGCGTAGATTACCGACCAGATGACGAAGACCCCCGCTTTCATCCGGGCAGAACCGCATCACTTTGGGTTCGGGGACGGCTGCGGCTGGGCACTTTTGGCCAGCTACACCCACAGCTGCGCCAAGAAAAGGACTTACCCGATGAGGTGTATGTTTTCCAGTTGAATTGGTCGGCCCTGGTGACATGCCTGGCAACGAGCAAGCAAAAGGCTGTTAAGTTCAGTCCCTATTCCACTTTCCCTGCTTCCGATCGCGATTTGGCCTTTTATGCCCCCATCTCAGTGTCTGTGGCTGACCTTAAAAAGGTAATGGCTAAGACAGGGGGTAAACTCCTGGAATCGGTCACCTTGTTTGATGAATATCGAGGCGAGTCTGTGCCTCAAGGACAGCACAGTTTGGCCTTCAGACTGGTCTATCGCGCCCTTGATCGCACCCTGACCGATGAGGATATTGACCCCGTCCACCAAAAGGTCCGAGCTGCCCTAGAGAAACAGTTTCAGGTCTCCCTCAGGAGTTAGAGACTTTCCATTAGAGACTTTCCTTTAAAGATTCTGTCATTCTGCACGACTTAAAGATTGCTCCTCTAAAGTGATGGGGCAGTTTAGTGCCTCGGAGGGTCATGCTGTCTGACGAGCCTAACCGACCGCCCCAGCCCCCTTTGCCTGATGAGCAAAACGGTGTTTTAGGGAAACGAGGGCTGCACACTGTCGTACAGCGGTTGGGGAGAACCCTAGAGCGCGATCGCCTTGTTCAAGAAACGTTGACGGAACTGCGGCAGCAGTTGAAGGTTGATCGCTTGGTGCTGTACTACTTTTACCAGCAGTGGCGAGGGCAAGTCACGTGTGAAGCTCTGGCTGAGCCGAGTCTGTCGATTTTAGGGTCGACAGGGGCCGATGACTGCTTTAACGACAATTATGCGACACGCTATCTGGAAGGACGGGTTCGGGCGATCGCCAATATCGCAGAGTCCGAGTTACATCCTTGCCACCGGGAGTTTTTAGAGAGCCTCCATGTGAAGGCGAATTTGGTGGTGCCGGTTCGAGTCCATCAGCGGCTCTGGGGGTTACTGATTGCTCACCACTGCCGCTGCCCCCGCAATTGGTCTGAAGCAGAGATTGCCCAGCTACAGGCCGCAGCTCAACAGCTAGCGACTGCCTCTGCAATTCAAAATAGCTAAGTTTCTGCGATCTTTCCTGCTGCCCCTTCAACCCCAGTCCCGTGTCCTTAGACCTGTGCAACGACGATACTTACCAGCGTCACTGCGCTTGGATGAGCCGCGCCCTAGCCTTAGCCGCAGAGGCTGGTAAAGCGGGTGAAGTGCCGGTGGCTGCGATCGTCGTAGATGCAGATAACCAACTCATCGCAGCCGCGAGTAATTACCGTGAACGGCACCACGACCCTACCGCCCATGCAGAAATCCTGGCTTTACGCCAAGCTGGGCAGACCCTAGGGCGCTGGCATTTAACAGACTGTACCCTTTATGTCACCTTAGAACCTTGCCCAATGTGCGCTGGGGCAATTCTTCTGAGTCGTATTAGTCTGTTAGTTTATGGAGCTGATGATCTAAAAACCGGGGCGATTCGATCAGTATTAAACCTTCCCGATAGTGCTGCTTCTAACCATCGTCTACCGGTTTTAAGTGGGCTATTAGAACCCTTGTGTCGTGAACAACTGCAGCAGTGGTTTGGGCAACGCAGAACCTAATAAAAGGGATGCGTAGCGACAGCAGATTTGCTGTAGATTTGCTATCGCTACCGGGTTTGCATTCGGATAAAGTAAATCGTAGACCCTGTCCTCACCAAAATGTACTGGATTGAACTGAATAGGGCTATATATGAGTCATAGGTTTAATCAGCGCACAAAATTTTGCTTACTGCCCGAGTTTGACAACCTAGAGCTGTTCCGGGCACGGTCAATTCACTATCACTATGCGCGTCATGCTCATCCAAGCTATGCCATCGGGATTATTGAAGCGGGTGTGGGCGGCAACCGTTATCGAGGAGCCACCTATTTAGCCCCTCCCAGAAGCGTTGTTTTCATGAATCCAGAGGAACCCCACACAGGGTATTCTGCTGAAGAATTACCCCTGACCTATCGGATGCTGTATCCCAGCATGGGCTTAATTCATCAAATTACCTGTGAGATGAAAATAAGGGGCGTCCCATTTTTTAAGGATGCTGTTGTGCAAAATGAAACCCTGGCTAGCAGTGTTTTATTGCTACACACAGTGCTTGAAGAATCGCAGAATCGTCTGGCGCGACAATCGTTATTGACTGAAGTGTTATCAGAAATATTGCTGCACTATGCTGACACGCAAGAGGCCTCTATTCCGCTTCAGCCGGAACACCAGGCTGTTCGTTTAGTGAAGGAATATCTTCACGACAATTTCAGGTCAAATATCTCGTTAGATCAGCTAGCAGAAATCACCCATTTGAATGGTTCTTACCTCATTCGTGTGTTCCGCCATGCAGTTGGGATGCCCCCTTACAGCTACTTAACTCAAATTCGTATACGCAAGGCAAAACAGCTTTTAACAGGAGGGATGTCGATCGCTGAGGTTGCGATCGCCGTTGGCATGGCAGACCAAAGCCATCTGTCACGCCATTTCAAACGAATTATGGGCATTACGCCAGGCTACTATCGCGAAATGTCAACATCGTTCAAGACCGATTAGCCACAGGGTTTAGATACTTTAAGTCATCGTTTGTTAGGCAAAACAGCAAACCATGACCCAAGAAAACCTAACCGCACAGCACTCGCAGGATTATTATCTTGCCCAGATCAACATTGCGCTTATGAAAGCGCCTTTGGAAGCGCCTATTATGGCTGAGTTTGCGGCTGCGCTTAATGAGGTTAATGCCGTCGCCGATCAAAGCCCGGGGTTTGTTTGGCGACTACAAACGCCATCTGGCAACGCAACCCATGTTCGCGCCTATCCCGATCCCAAAATACTGGTCAATTTATCGGTTTGGCAGGGTGTAGAGCCGCTAAAAGCTTATGTTTATAAGAGTTTGCACGGTGAGTTTTTTGTTCGTCGTCGTCAATGGTTTGAGAAATTCCCCGGTGAGCATTTTGCAATGTGGTGGATTCCAGCTGGGCAATGGCCAAGCGTTGAGACGGGTAAAGCAAAACTGGAGCATCTTACACGCCACGGGGATTCACCAGAATGTTTTACCTTTGCAAGACCTTACCCACCCCCTCATGAGGTTCACAGTGCCCAAACATTTTGAGCGTATGCATTTTGTGAGGACAGTCTCTTGTTCGGTTGAGTCCAATACATCTGGATCAAGGCAGGGTCTAGGGTTTGGAGTCTAGGGTTTGGAGTCTAGGGTTTGGGGTCTAGGGTGTGCTTGAACAACCTGTATACCGCTATAGATAACTTTGCTTAACTTTGCTGCCCTCTCGTCTGAGGTCTAACATCAGGTGAGGAGACAGGCTTCAGGCTTGAGATCTCGCTCCATCAGTGCCTCGACCGCCTCTTGAGGGGTAATTTTGCCGTTCAATAGGCGATATACCTCTCGCGAAATGGGGGCTGGAATCGCTTCACGATTGGCAATTTCCATCAGCACGTTGGTGGTGTTGACGCCCTCTGCTGTGCTTCCCAACTCTTCTAGAATTTGCTCTAAAGACTTGCCTTGGGCCAGGCCATACCCGACTCGGTAGTTACGGCTCAGGGCGCTGGTGCAAGTCGCCAGCATATCGCCCAAGCCAGATAAGCCAAAAAAGGTATCTGCCTGGCCCCCTAAATGAGTCCCAATCCGAATCACCTCAGGGATAGCCCGCGTGATCAGGGCCGATCGCGCATTGGAGCCCAAATTCAACCCTTCACAAACGCCCACCGCAATGGCAATCACATTTTTCAAGGTGCCTCCCAGTTCCGCCCCCAGCGGATCAAGACTGCGATACACCCGAAAGATATCTGAGGAGAACAGATACTGTACGGCCTCTGCTGCATCAGGGTGAGTACTGGCAGCCACCGTTGCAGCTGGAAGACCTTGTTCAATTTCCTTCGATAAATTGGGCCCAGACAGCACCACAATGGGATTGTCGGGAAATGCCGTCTGGAAAATTTGTGAGGGTGTGCGGGTTGTTTTAGGATCTAACCCTTTAGTCGCCGTTACTAAAATTGTTTCGGGGGGGATGTTGAGCGCTTGCAGCTGCTCCGTTGTCGAGGGCACCCCTTTCATGGATACCGCAGACAGGATCACGTGGGAATCTTTAACCGCATCAGCCATGGTCATTGAGCTTCGGCGAGACCACAAGCAAACCGTGTGATCATTCTTTTCTACCAGTTGGGCGAGCGCGCTACCCCAAGCCCCAGCGCCCAAAATGGTGAGTTCTGCCGACGCTTCTTGCACTTGTTGGGCATCTATTGAAATAGGAGAGGGCGTAGTTGAAGTCATAGGCTGAAATGTAAATGCAGATGGATAAATGAGTGCAGCCGTAGGGATAGTCTTGTCCCTACCCCACGGTGCACCTGCGAAGTCTCTTAGACATCAGTTTAGACAGCTTGCAGCGATCGCGCTTGACTCGCCTCTGGTAACGCATAGTCAGGGATGCAATTGGCTTCCATATAGGCTGTGTAAGCTGCCACCTGCTGCTGACATTTTTCGGCATCCCATCCACAGTGCGTTTGCAGTGTTTCCAGGATGGCCGTCAAAACGTCCAAGCCATAGTTAGCATTCATGGCGAGAATCGTGCGGCGACGGGTGATATCTAGCAGAGTATGGGCCATTTCATGGCGAACGGCAAACACCACCTCAGCATGAATATTAGGGTGGCCTGCCATCAGGGGTCTGGCTAGGTCCGGGGCCTCATCCGTCAGCGCCAGTACGTCGATCGCCCGGGCACCATAAACGCTGAATAGATAATCTAAACTGTCCGCGCTAATGCAGGTTTGGTAGCGATCAGACGCTGTCCTAATCCGCTGATCGTCAGGCCAAATGCAGCCAGGGAGAGGGCGATGTCGAGTCGGGGAAGCTGTTGCTGGTTTGCCCAACTTCTTGAAAGCCCAGTCGGTCATTTCTTCCCCTACCTGGCGGTGGGTCGTCAGCTTGCCTCCAATGAGCGAGACTATATTGGCCACGCCCTCGTTCGTGTGGTCATAAAGGATGTGGGCACGGGTGATGCTGCCTGCCTTTGTCCCCTCGCTATAGGGTAAAGGGCGAACGCCTGAATAGGTGAAGCGTACATGCTCACGGGTCAGCCGCGCCGTCGGCAGCACCCGATTGGTTTCGGTGATGAGATAGTCGATTTCATCGTTGCTGGCCTTGATGCAATCTAAATCACCGGTGTATTTCAGATCAGTTGTGCCAATCAGACATTGCCCACACCACGGCAAAATGAAGTAAGGACGACCGTCTGACTTTGCTTCTACATAAAGGGCGGTGTCAGGGGCCCCAGGGAACTTATCAACAATAATGTGGCTGCCTTTAGTGCCGCCGATTTTGCGATCTCGACCAATGGGATCAGCCGCACCTTCCCGTTGGCCCAGCCCTAGCACGCGATCAACCCAAGGGCCGGAGGTATTCACCACAACGCCGTGGTCGGGTAGGGTGACGGTGAACGCTTGCTGAGAAATGTGATCGTGGGCTGTAAGTTCGGTGATGCGATCGCCCGTTCGCGCTAAGGAAATCACCGTGGCGTAGTTCAAAACATCTGCGCCAGCAGACTGGGCATCCAGCAAAATCTCTAAACAGAGACGTTCAGCATATTCCACCTGACCGTCATAGTATTGAGCTGCGCCCTTCGCGTCTTCATGGTCGATGGCACGAAACAGCTGACGCACCTTGGCCGACGACAGCATCCGATGGTTCGGCAGTGTTTTATCGTAGCTGAGGATGTCGTAGAGAATCATCCCCGCCTGAATTTCCCAATAGCTGCGTGCCCCACTGCCATAAATGGGAATCGTCATTTGAATGGGCTTCACCAGGTGGGGGGCAGTGCGGAGCAAGATTTCACGCTCTCGCAAAGATTCTCGTACCAGATGAAATTCAAAATATTCGAGGTACCGTAAACCGCCATGCACTAATCGAGAAGACCAACTTGTGGTGCCCCCAGCAAAGTCGTTTTTTTCCAGCAGTAATACCGATAGTCCCCTCAGGGCAGCATCACGGGCGGTTGCCGCCCCATTGATACCACCACCAATCACAATCAGGTCGTAGGCACGGCGCTGAATGGCCTGGAGATCTCTCATGTAGGAATTCCTTGAATAGCTGCAAGGGGGCATCGGACGAGATGTCAGATTATTGGCATAGGGGGGCGAATGCGCCGGGAGAAAAGGAGTGAAAAGAGCAGAAACCAAACGCTAGCAATGCGATCGCCAAGACTCCCTCACCCCTTT
It includes:
- a CDS encoding phenylalanine--tRNA ligase subunit beta, giving the protein MRISLNWLKDLVPVTLSPEALADALTMAGFEVEDIEDRSTWADGVVVGHVVDRQPHPNADKLSVCTVDIGEPTPSTIVCGAANVRSGIYVPVATVGTYLPIPDRKIKARELRGVPSSGMICSLAELGLAKESEGIHVLEGPDVTVGADARPLLGLDDVVLDVTSTANRADALSMVGIAREVAAITGVTLTLPTAAPPPPQQTAASVTASLEDPKACPIYIATALAGVNIAPSPPWLQQRLQAAGTRPINNIVDITNYVLLEWGQPLHAFDGDRLATTAGSAEYVLGVRYSKADETLTTLDSQERGLKPETLVITANDQPVALAGVMGGEDTEVFADTTAVTLEAAYFDAAVIRRSARSQGLRTEASARYERGVNPAELDIACSRALQLMQTLAGAQVVSQVTARTPIGEITPTRTLPLRVQRVRDVLGAVVNLDPDQPSPLPADKIQAVLETLGCTVETDSEEEGQWQVTVPPYRYRDLEREIDLIEEIARIYGYNHFANTLPQAAAGGFLSPEATLAQKMRQVFRAAGLTELIHYSLTKPDSDNQVVLANPLFTEYSALRTDLIDGLIEAFKFNLEQGNGPLNGFESGRIFWLEAEKPQEAEVVAGILGGDARQGQWVNIGRPVPLSWFEAKGILESVFQRLGLSVDYRPDDEDPRFHPGRTASLWVRGRLRLGTFGQLHPQLRQEKDLPDEVYVFQLNWSALVTCLATSKQKAVKFSPYSTFPASDRDLAFYAPISVSVADLKKVMAKTGGKLLESVTLFDEYRGESVPQGQHSLAFRLVYRALDRTLTDEDIDPVHQKVRAALEKQFQVSLRS
- a CDS encoding GAF domain-containing protein; its protein translation is MLSDEPNRPPQPPLPDEQNGVLGKRGLHTVVQRLGRTLERDRLVQETLTELRQQLKVDRLVLYYFYQQWRGQVTCEALAEPSLSILGSTGADDCFNDNYATRYLEGRVRAIANIAESELHPCHREFLESLHVKANLVVPVRVHQRLWGLLIAHHCRCPRNWSEAEIAQLQAAAQQLATASAIQNS
- a CDS encoding nucleoside deaminase, giving the protein MSRALALAAEAGKAGEVPVAAIVVDADNQLIAAASNYRERHHDPTAHAEILALRQAGQTLGRWHLTDCTLYVTLEPCPMCAGAILLSRISLLVYGADDLKTGAIRSVLNLPDSAASNHRLPVLSGLLEPLCREQLQQWFGQRRT
- a CDS encoding AraC family transcriptional regulator translates to MSHRFNQRTKFCLLPEFDNLELFRARSIHYHYARHAHPSYAIGIIEAGVGGNRYRGATYLAPPRSVVFMNPEEPHTGYSAEELPLTYRMLYPSMGLIHQITCEMKIRGVPFFKDAVVQNETLASSVLLLHTVLEESQNRLARQSLLTEVLSEILLHYADTQEASIPLQPEHQAVRLVKEYLHDNFRSNISLDQLAEITHLNGSYLIRVFRHAVGMPPYSYLTQIRIRKAKQLLTGGMSIAEVAIAVGMADQSHLSRHFKRIMGITPGYYREMSTSFKTD
- a CDS encoding DUF3291 domain-containing protein; the protein is MTQENLTAQHSQDYYLAQINIALMKAPLEAPIMAEFAAALNEVNAVADQSPGFVWRLQTPSGNATHVRAYPDPKILVNLSVWQGVEPLKAYVYKSLHGEFFVRRRQWFEKFPGEHFAMWWIPAGQWPSVETGKAKLEHLTRHGDSPECFTFARPYPPPHEVHSAQTF
- a CDS encoding NAD(P)H-dependent glycerol-3-phosphate dehydrogenase; the protein is MTSTTPSPISIDAQQVQEASAELTILGAGAWGSALAQLVEKNDHTVCLWSRRSSMTMADAVKDSHVILSAVSMKGVPSTTEQLQALNIPPETILVTATKGLDPKTTRTPSQIFQTAFPDNPIVVLSGPNLSKEIEQGLPAATVAASTHPDAAEAVQYLFSSDIFRVYRSLDPLGAELGGTLKNVIAIAVGVCEGLNLGSNARSALITRAIPEVIRIGTHLGGQADTFFGLSGLGDMLATCTSALSRNYRVGYGLAQGKSLEQILEELGSTAEGVNTTNVLMEIANREAIPAPISREVYRLLNGKITPQEAVEALMERDLKPEACLLT
- the glpD gene encoding glycerol-3-phosphate dehydrogenase — translated: MRDLQAIQRRAYDLIVIGGGINGAATARDAALRGLSVLLLEKNDFAGGTTSWSSRLVHGGLRYLEYFEFHLVRESLREREILLRTAPHLVKPIQMTIPIYGSGARSYWEIQAGMILYDILSYDKTLPNHRMLSSAKVRQLFRAIDHEDAKGAAQYYDGQVEYAERLCLEILLDAQSAGADVLNYATVISLARTGDRITELTAHDHISQQAFTVTLPDHGVVVNTSGPWVDRVLGLGQREGAADPIGRDRKIGGTKGSHIIVDKFPGAPDTALYVEAKSDGRPYFILPWCGQCLIGTTDLKYTGDLDCIKASNDEIDYLITETNRVLPTARLTREHVRFTYSGVRPLPYSEGTKAGSITRAHILYDHTNEGVANIVSLIGGKLTTHRQVGEEMTDWAFKKLGKPATASPTRHRPLPGCIWPDDQRIRTASDRYQTCISADSLDYLFSVYGARAIDVLALTDEAPDLARPLMAGHPNIHAEVVFAVRHEMAHTLLDITRRRTILAMNANYGLDVLTAILETLQTHCGWDAEKCQQQVAAYTAYMEANCIPDYALPEASQARSLQAV